One genomic region from Bacillus aquiflavi encodes:
- the tpx gene encoding thiol peroxidase, with amino-acid sequence MASVTFKNNPVTLLGNEIKVGDKAPHFKVLANDLSVVTLDDTKGQVRLISVVPSLDTGVCDAQTRRFNEEVNNLGNVKVLTISVDLPFAQKRWCGANGIENVQTLSDHREISFGEAYGVHMKELRLLARAVFVVDSNDTVTYVEYVSEGTNHPNYEAAIEAAKAAK; translated from the coding sequence ATGGCATCTGTAACATTTAAAAATAACCCAGTAACATTATTAGGTAACGAGATTAAAGTGGGAGATAAAGCTCCTCATTTTAAAGTCTTAGCAAATGATCTATCTGTAGTGACTCTTGACGATACGAAAGGCCAAGTTCGCTTAATAAGCGTTGTACCTTCCCTAGATACAGGGGTTTGTGATGCACAAACACGCCGTTTCAATGAGGAAGTAAATAACTTAGGAAATGTAAAGGTACTAACAATAAGTGTGGATCTTCCATTTGCTCAAAAGCGTTGGTGCGGTGCTAATGGCATTGAAAATGTCCAAACACTTTCTGACCATCGTGAGATTTCATTTGGCGAAGCATACGGTGTACATATGAAAGAACTCCGTCTATTAGCTAGAGCAGTATTTGTTGTTGATTCAAACGATACAGTCACTTACGTTGAGTATGTAAGTGAGGGAACGAACCATCCTAACTATGAAGCGGCTATCGAAGCTGCAAAGGCTGCAAAATAA
- the ytfJ gene encoding GerW family sporulation protein, producing the protein MSDHPIQGLMTTAMENLKEMIDVNTIIGDPVETPDGSVILTVSKVGFGFAAGGSEFGLDSTNQGQSQEKKLPFGGGSGGGVSITPIAFLIVNSQGVKMLHLDENTHLYEKILELAPAAVEKIQQMFSKKNGSNDTMNNQSNPQAYNGPKKDLEF; encoded by the coding sequence ATGTCCGATCATCCAATTCAAGGCTTAATGACAACAGCCATGGAAAACTTAAAAGAAATGATTGACGTGAATACAATTATTGGAGATCCTGTGGAAACCCCAGATGGTAGTGTAATTTTAACGGTTTCGAAGGTTGGCTTTGGGTTTGCGGCAGGTGGAAGTGAGTTTGGTTTAGATAGTACAAATCAAGGACAATCGCAAGAAAAGAAACTTCCGTTTGGCGGAGGAAGTGGTGGTGGTGTTTCAATCACTCCAATTGCTTTTCTCATTGTTAATTCCCAAGGAGTAAAAATGCTCCATCTTGATGAAAATACTCACCTTTATGAAAAAATATTAGAGCTTGCACCTGCAGCAGTTGAAAAAATTCAACAAATGTTTTCAAAGAAAAATGGATCAAATGATACGATGAACAATCAAAGCAATCCTCAGGCATATAATGGGCCTAAAAAAGATTTAGAGTTTTAA
- a CDS encoding DUF2953 domain-containing protein — protein sequence MNKLKWVLLVLIFLFLIVIVIIFTRLNIVLDYKHSEDNDRLTIQFKAFFGLIKYRIDTPLIKIDDNSPTLVTKKKTKKGPTDKLTNENVSQFSAEDLLSSLHDTREIINHVVKLHRIIRLFLIKVKVTKFEWQSVVGVGDAAYTGIITGAFWAIKGSLLCIISKYLNVITEPYIMITPNFQKAVSQTSVKCMIHFRIGYAILAGIKLLKYWKGGKPHFKSKPLSTLNNSEEKTV from the coding sequence GTGAACAAATTGAAGTGGGTCCTTCTTGTTCTAATATTTTTATTTCTTATTGTAATTGTCATTATATTTACACGGCTTAATATTGTCCTTGATTATAAGCACAGCGAAGATAATGATCGGCTTACTATACAATTTAAAGCTTTTTTTGGGTTAATAAAATATCGTATTGATACGCCGTTAATTAAAATTGATGATAATTCCCCAACGTTAGTGACAAAAAAGAAAACAAAAAAAGGACCTACAGACAAACTGACAAATGAAAATGTAAGTCAATTCTCAGCTGAAGACTTACTTTCAAGTCTTCACGATACAAGGGAAATTATAAATCACGTAGTAAAATTGCATCGAATTATACGTCTATTTTTAATAAAGGTTAAAGTAACAAAATTTGAATGGCAATCAGTTGTAGGTGTGGGTGATGCAGCTTATACAGGAATTATAACAGGAGCATTTTGGGCTATAAAGGGAAGCTTATTATGTATTATAAGTAAATATCTAAACGTTATAACAGAGCCATACATTATGATTACTCCTAATTTCCAAAAAGCAGTTTCACAAACAAGTGTAAAGTGTATGATTCATTTTCGAATCGGGTATGCTATATTAGCAGGGATCAAATTGTTAAAATATTGGAAGGGCGGAAAGCCTCATTTTAAATCAAAGCCACTGTCTACTTTGAATAATAGTGAAGAAAAAACTGTCTAA
- a CDS encoding RDD family protein: MLQKNKQTVHYAGFWMRFWAYVVDLIVISSINGILVKPVFRMLDLPLVENKVFAPLTIATAIVFYLYFVLMTKYFGQTLGKIIFGLKVINLNGDQLSWGTILFRELVGRFISETVLISYLIIGFLPKKQGLHDLFSDTTVIQERS, from the coding sequence ATGTTACAAAAAAATAAGCAAACTGTTCATTATGCGGGGTTTTGGATGCGTTTTTGGGCTTATGTAGTGGATTTAATCGTAATTTCAAGTATTAATGGGATACTTGTTAAACCGGTATTTAGAATGTTGGATCTCCCCTTAGTAGAAAATAAGGTATTTGCACCGCTTACAATAGCCACTGCCATCGTTTTTTATTTATATTTCGTCTTAATGACGAAATACTTTGGACAAACGTTAGGAAAAATAATTTTTGGTTTGAAGGTAATTAATCTTAACGGGGATCAGCTTTCGTGGGGAACGATTTTGTTTCGGGAGCTAGTAGGCCGATTTATTTCCGAAACTGTATTAATTAGCTATCTCATTATTGGGTTTTTACCAAAGAAGCAAGGTTTACATGATTTATTTAGTGACACTACTGTGATACAAGAACGAAGTTAA
- the sppA gene encoding signal peptide peptidase SppA codes for MNGKRWAALGIAAALFVVSVFTSFASSILSGNFQTFMDEFIVPAKPYVEEVVEEGNSFNRIAVLELNGIIQDSGNTSTLLQSETYNHRLFMDQLEYAKEDTSIKGIILRVNTPGGGVVESAEIHDKIVEIMEEAKKPVYISMGSMAASGGYYIAAPAEKIFAAPNTLTGSLGVIMQNVNYKELADKIGIDYVTIKSGPYKDIMSQTREMTEEERDILYSMLNNTYEGFVKVISEGRGMSEEEVRRIADGRVYDGIQAKELNLIDDFGYLQDVIKQMKKDYKLNNAQVVRFTEYAGFSSLFSLGAQKMMGNDLQLTNFVNALSEPNSPRLMYLYTE; via the coding sequence ATGAATGGAAAAAGGTGGGCAGCATTAGGGATTGCAGCTGCATTATTTGTTGTTTCAGTATTCACAAGCTTTGCAAGCTCGATTTTATCGGGAAACTTTCAAACATTTATGGATGAATTCATAGTCCCTGCAAAACCATATGTTGAAGAAGTAGTTGAAGAAGGGAATAGTTTTAATAGAATTGCTGTTCTTGAACTTAATGGGATTATTCAAGATTCGGGAAATACATCGACTTTATTACAGTCTGAGACATATAACCATCGTTTATTTATGGACCAACTTGAATATGCTAAAGAAGACACAAGCATTAAAGGGATTATTTTACGTGTGAATACTCCTGGTGGCGGAGTGGTGGAAAGTGCTGAAATTCATGATAAAATAGTTGAAATTATGGAGGAAGCTAAAAAGCCTGTCTATATATCGATGGGATCAATGGCAGCTTCCGGAGGATATTATATAGCTGCTCCAGCAGAGAAAATATTTGCTGCCCCAAATACGTTAACCGGTTCCCTTGGAGTCATCATGCAAAACGTAAATTACAAAGAACTAGCAGATAAAATTGGAATAGATTACGTTACGATTAAAAGCGGACCTTATAAAGATATTATGAGTCAAACGAGAGAGATGACAGAAGAGGAAAGAGACATATTATACTCGATGTTAAATAATACATACGAAGGATTTGTAAAGGTTATCTCTGAAGGGCGAGGAATGTCTGAGGAAGAAGTACGAAGAATTGCCGACGGTCGAGTTTATGATGGAATTCAAGCGAAAGAACTAAACTTAATAGATGATTTTGGATATTTACAAGATGTTATAAAACAAATGAAAAAAGATTATAAATTAAATAATGCACAAGTTGTCCGTTTTACAGAATATGCCGGCTTCAGCTCTTTATTTAGTTTAGGGGCACAAAAAATGATGGGGAATGATCTTCAATTAACCAACTTTGTTAATGCACTATCTGAGCCTAACTCTCCCCGTCTAATGTATTTATATACTGAGTAG
- a CDS encoding group II intron maturase-specific domain-containing protein: MTKPNDPDMKFLGFGFFKDYQADLYKARPHQKKSLESLKFKLKQLTRKNWSVDTKYQVERINQLIRGWVKYFRVGYMKKTALGKIDAHTRFRLRMCIWKKWKTAKNRRRNLIKLGMDRYSAYKNSHTSKGVARTAYSWILTTTITNERLAKFGLISGEQHYIKVHT; encoded by the coding sequence GTGACGAAGCCGAATGACCCCGATATGAAGTTTTTAGGGTTTGGATTCTTCAAAGATTACCAAGCTGATTTATACAAAGCGAGACCACACCAAAAAAAATCCTTAGAAAGTCTTAAATTCAAACTTAAACAATTAACAAGGAAAAATTGGAGCGTCGATACGAAGTATCAGGTAGAACGAATCAATCAATTAATAAGAGGATGGGTCAAATACTTTAGGGTCGGTTATATGAAGAAGACAGCACTTGGGAAAATAGATGCTCATACAAGATTTAGACTGCGAATGTGTATCTGGAAGAAATGGAAAACTGCGAAGAATCGCAGGAGAAATCTGATTAAACTAGGCATGGATAGATACAGTGCATACAAAAATAGCCACACAAGTAAGGGTGTTGCCCGTACAGCTTATTCTTGGATACTCACCACGACAATAACCAATGAGAGATTAGCCAAATTTGGTCTAATCTCCGGTGAACAACACTACATCAAAGTGCATACTTAA
- the mbcS gene encoding acyl-CoA synthetase MbcS, whose translation MNREMLIAPEKYNLVSEIEKFAEDPNKIAIKWTNDSGEKKEITYSSLIKNANKIGNVFKQKGLQKGDIILIIVPRLIEAYEVYLAALKSGLVVIPSSEMLRTKDIQYRINHGDVKGIVSYFPYINQFSGIKEAEILPKFVIGDQVEGWIQLDEEMKTASDEMEIAATKRDDMAFLSYTSGTTGNPKGVVHSHGWAYAHLKTAAKNWLCIQENDTVWATAGPGWQKWIWSPFLSVLGTGATGFVYNGKFEPKKYLQFLDDYKVNVLCCTPTEYRLMAKVDNLHDFNLVNLHSAVSAGEPLNRDVIDTFKKYFNVTVRDGYGQTENTLLVGVTKEMKLKPGSMGKPTPGNRVEIIDEDGYPCAVGEVGDIAVHSETPALFKNYYKDPERTAMQYRGEYYITGDMAKKDEEGYFWFEGRGDDIIISSGYTIGPFEVEDALVKHPFVKECAVVASPDEVRGNIVKAFVVLRDGVTRDTPNLTEVLQEHVKELTAPYKYPRQIEYLTELPKTTSGKIRRVELRKRELETFEKS comes from the coding sequence ATGAATAGGGAAATGTTAATTGCTCCAGAAAAATATAATTTAGTAAGTGAAATAGAAAAATTTGCAGAAGATCCGAATAAAATTGCAATAAAATGGACAAATGACTCAGGAGAGAAAAAAGAAATTACGTATAGCAGTTTAATTAAAAATGCAAACAAAATTGGAAACGTTTTCAAGCAAAAAGGTTTACAAAAAGGGGATATTATATTAATCATTGTTCCCCGTTTAATAGAGGCTTATGAAGTATATTTAGCTGCTCTAAAGTCCGGGCTTGTCGTAATCCCTAGCTCTGAAATGCTGCGAACGAAAGATATTCAATACCGTATTAATCATGGTGATGTGAAGGGAATCGTAAGTTACTTTCCATATATTAATCAATTTTCTGGTATTAAAGAGGCTGAAATATTGCCTAAATTTGTAATAGGCGATCAAGTTGAAGGATGGATTCAGCTTGATGAGGAAATGAAAACAGCTTCTGATGAAATGGAGATAGCAGCGACAAAAAGAGATGACATGGCCTTTTTATCATATACATCAGGGACGACTGGAAATCCTAAAGGTGTTGTTCATTCACATGGATGGGCATATGCACACTTAAAAACGGCAGCAAAAAATTGGCTTTGTATTCAAGAGAATGATACTGTTTGGGCTACAGCAGGACCTGGATGGCAAAAGTGGATTTGGAGTCCATTTTTATCTGTATTAGGTACAGGTGCAACAGGATTTGTATATAATGGGAAATTCGAACCGAAAAAATATTTGCAGTTTCTTGATGACTATAAAGTAAATGTGTTATGTTGCACGCCTACTGAATATCGCTTAATGGCAAAGGTCGACAATCTTCATGATTTTAATCTGGTAAATTTGCACAGTGCTGTCTCTGCAGGAGAACCTCTAAATAGAGATGTAATAGATACGTTTAAAAAGTATTTTAATGTGACTGTCCGCGATGGTTATGGACAAACAGAAAATACGCTTCTCGTTGGTGTCACAAAAGAGATGAAATTGAAACCGGGTTCAATGGGAAAACCAACTCCTGGTAACCGAGTAGAAATTATTGATGAAGATGGTTATCCATGTGCAGTAGGAGAAGTTGGTGATATCGCAGTTCATAGTGAGACACCAGCTTTGTTTAAAAACTATTATAAAGATCCTGAGAGAACAGCAATGCAGTATCGTGGAGAGTATTATATAACTGGTGATATGGCCAAAAAGGATGAAGAAGGATACTTCTGGTTTGAAGGCCGCGGCGACGATATTATTATTAGTTCTGGTTATACCATTGGCCCCTTTGAAGTAGAAGATGCACTTGTTAAACATCCATTTGTTAAAGAGTGTGCTGTTGTTGCTAGTCCAGATGAGGTTCGCGGCAATATAGTAAAAGCTTTCGTTGTTTTACGTGATGGAGTGACACGAGATACACCTAATTTAACGGAGGTACTTCAAGAGCATGTAAAAGAATTGACAGCTCCTTATAAATACCCTCGGCAAATTGAATATTTAACAGAGCTTCCAAAAACAACGTCAGGTAAAATTCGCCGAGTTGAGCTACGAAAGCGTGAGCTAGAGACTTTTGAAAAAAGCTAA
- a CDS encoding DUF5391 domain-containing protein, whose product MDTKKKMIIITFISALLFCTLIVVTSLSPLSQFGQKGKSI is encoded by the coding sequence TTGGATACAAAGAAGAAAATGATCATCATTACATTCATTTCTGCTTTATTATTTTGTACCTTAATAGTTGTTACTTCCCTGTCACCATTATCACAATTTGGTCAAAAAGGCAAATCAATTTAA
- a CDS encoding DUF5391 domain-containing protein codes for MILTFYIVPLFMYIAGLKWMKYIMAIFCALGIIIFISFMFITVFIGTVKNLIPMLVTVLIICCVATIMNIIWFFIMFRSKDHQSSVHTN; via the coding sequence ATGATACTCACTTTTTACATTGTTCCATTATTTATGTACATCGCTGGCTTGAAATGGATGAAATACATTATGGCTATTTTTTGTGCTTTAGGAATCATTATTTTTATATCATTCATGTTTATTACTGTTTTTATAGGTACAGTAAAAAATCTAATCCCAATGCTAGTTACTGTACTCATAATCTGTTGTGTTGCAACGATTATGAATATAATTTGGTTTTTTATCATGTTTCGTTCAAAAGATCATCAATCATCTGTTCACACTAATTAA
- a CDS encoding alpha/beta-type small acid-soluble spore protein, translating to MPRSNNSNQLLVPGVQQALDQMKTEIAQEFGVQLGAETTSRANGSVGGEITKRLVQMAEQQLGGFSQ from the coding sequence ATGCCACGAAGCAATAACTCTAACCAATTATTAGTACCTGGAGTACAACAAGCTCTTGATCAAATGAAAACTGAAATTGCCCAAGAATTTGGTGTTCAACTTGGTGCAGAAACTACATCTCGTGCAAACGGTTCAGTAGGTGGTGAAATCACTAAGCGCCTTGTTCAAATGGCTGAACAACAATTAGGTGGTTTCTCTCAATAA
- the thiI gene encoding tRNA uracil 4-sulfurtransferase ThiI: MNYDRILIRYGELSLKKRNRQKFINQLRHNVKNVLADFPTVKVEANRERMYVLLNNENGEAVVNKLKGVFGIQTFSPAIKVEKNLENMKKTALALVKRLYREGNTFKITTKRADKAFPYNSDELNNIFGGFLLKNIPNLKVDVKQPDINLRIEVRKEAVYLSCENIEGAGGLPVGSSGKGMLMLSGGIDSPVAGYLAMKRGLDIEAVHFFSPPYTSERAKQKVIDLTKKLAEVSGSITLHVVPFTEIQQLIRKQIPENYTMTTTRRIMLRITDELRKKNNALAIITGESLGQVASQTLESMYTINEVTNTPILRPLIAMDKTEIIDISKRIDTHDISIRPYEDCCTIFVPANPKTNPRRERANHFESFTNFDPFIQSAVLNTETILLKPETLNDLF; the protein is encoded by the coding sequence ATGAACTATGATCGTATTTTGATCCGTTATGGAGAACTTTCATTGAAAAAAAGAAATAGACAAAAATTTATTAATCAATTAAGGCATAATGTGAAGAATGTATTAGCTGATTTTCCCACTGTTAAAGTGGAAGCCAATCGTGAAAGAATGTATGTACTTTTAAATAATGAAAATGGTGAAGCTGTTGTCAATAAATTAAAGGGCGTTTTTGGAATTCAAACGTTTAGTCCTGCGATAAAAGTTGAAAAAAATCTTGAAAATATGAAAAAAACAGCGTTAGCACTTGTTAAACGGCTTTATCGCGAAGGAAATACATTCAAAATAACGACCAAACGTGCCGATAAAGCTTTTCCGTATAATTCAGATGAATTAAACAATATTTTCGGAGGTTTTTTACTAAAAAATATTCCTAATTTGAAAGTAGATGTTAAACAGCCAGATATAAACTTACGTATTGAAGTGCGCAAAGAAGCTGTTTATTTATCTTGTGAAAACATTGAAGGTGCTGGAGGATTGCCAGTTGGTTCAAGTGGAAAAGGAATGCTCATGTTATCGGGAGGCATTGATAGTCCTGTTGCAGGTTATTTAGCAATGAAGCGGGGACTTGATATCGAAGCAGTCCATTTTTTTAGTCCTCCCTATACAAGTGAACGGGCAAAGCAAAAAGTGATTGATTTGACAAAAAAACTTGCAGAGGTAAGCGGTTCTATTACACTTCATGTTGTGCCTTTCACCGAAATCCAACAGCTCATTCGCAAACAGATTCCTGAAAACTACACGATGACGACAACAAGAAGAATCATGCTGCGAATTACTGATGAACTTCGTAAAAAAAACAATGCTTTAGCAATTATTACAGGTGAGAGTCTTGGACAAGTGGCAAGTCAAACACTTGAAAGTATGTATACAATTAATGAGGTGACAAATACACCTATACTGCGTCCTCTGATCGCGATGGATAAAACAGAAATTATCGATATTTCAAAACGAATAGATACCCATGATATTTCAATTCGTCCTTATGAAGATTGCTGTACTATTTTTGTCCCAGCAAATCCTAAAACAAATCCTCGTCGAGAAAGAGCCAATCATTTTGAAAGCTTTACTAATTTTGACCCATTCATTCAAAGTGCTGTCTTAAATACGGAAACGATTTTACTTAAACCTGAAACACTGAATGATTTATTTTAG
- a CDS encoding cysteine desulfurase family protein yields MIYFDNSATTKPYKEVIDAFVKVSNDYFGNPSSLHRIGGAAENLLIEARSQIAKLLNVRANEVFFTSGGTESNNLAIKGTALMYKGRGKHIVTTAVEHSSTREAIEQLKKQFGFQVTYVPVDTSGRISPIDVKKAIRDETILVTIIHVNNEIGTIQPIQEIGQLLRDYPKILFHVDHIQGVGKVPLNMHEDNIDLYSISGHKFHALKGTGALLIKQGIKISPLFSGGSQELKIRSGTENVAGIVAMAKALRLTFEKKAATLEKLTSIKNILKKELEKIERIIVHTPSEQAAPHILNFSVRGIKAEVFLHALEEKEIYVSTTSACSSKNKAASNTLLAMGVNQDIAESAIRISLTYDNTIEEAKAVIKGITETVKQLGEVMN; encoded by the coding sequence GTGATTTATTTTGATAATAGTGCAACTACAAAGCCTTACAAGGAAGTCATTGACGCATTTGTAAAAGTATCAAATGATTACTTCGGGAATCCGTCATCTCTGCATCGAATTGGCGGAGCTGCGGAAAACCTTTTAATCGAAGCAAGATCGCAAATTGCAAAGCTTTTAAATGTAAGGGCAAATGAAGTTTTTTTTACATCAGGGGGAACAGAAAGTAACAACTTAGCGATAAAAGGTACAGCACTTATGTATAAAGGCAGGGGAAAACATATTGTGACGACAGCAGTTGAGCATTCCTCAACTCGAGAGGCCATTGAACAGCTCAAAAAACAATTCGGGTTTCAAGTTACATATGTGCCTGTTGATACTTCAGGAAGAATTTCTCCGATAGATGTTAAAAAAGCAATCCGTGATGAGACGATACTCGTCACAATTATTCATGTTAATAATGAAATAGGAACCATTCAGCCAATCCAAGAAATTGGTCAATTATTACGAGACTATCCGAAAATATTATTTCATGTTGATCATATTCAAGGAGTTGGCAAGGTTCCGCTTAATATGCATGAAGACAATATTGATCTCTACTCAATTTCAGGACATAAGTTCCATGCTTTAAAAGGAACTGGTGCATTACTAATAAAACAAGGAATCAAAATTTCACCATTATTTTCAGGCGGCAGCCAAGAATTAAAAATTCGCAGCGGAACAGAAAACGTTGCTGGAATTGTCGCAATGGCTAAGGCATTGCGGCTCACTTTTGAAAAAAAAGCAGCGACATTAGAAAAATTAACATCAATCAAGAATATATTAAAAAAAGAACTTGAAAAAATTGAAAGGATTATTGTCCATACGCCATCAGAACAGGCAGCACCGCATATATTGAATTTTTCTGTTCGCGGGATAAAAGCTGAAGTGTTTCTTCATGCTTTAGAGGAAAAAGAAATATATGTTTCCACAACAAGTGCTTGTTCTTCAAAAAATAAGGCAGCAAGTAATACGTTATTGGCAATGGGAGTTAATCAAGATATTGCAGAAAGTGCAATTCGAATAAGCTTAACATATGACAATACAATCGAAGAAGCCAAAGCTGTTATAAAGGGAATAACAGAGACGGTAAAACAACTTGGAGAGGTAATGAATTAA
- the ezrA gene encoding septation ring formation regulator EzrA has translation MLYYIIGVIVLLLSLFLVGYITKKKHTKEIERLETWKVTITDRPVLDEMSKVKQLNMMGQTEQLFERWRKEWDEIVTVHLPEVDQLFSDAEGCINKFQFNKANAIQEKMEQQLTKIEEMVTSILTELKELVSSEENNRIEIEELKDLFRELKTSLLANSHSFGKAAVQLELQVDETNKKFQLFHEETTNGNYLKAREIVNQIEEDLIGINEKMEIIPGVLIECQTTIPSQLAELKEGYKEMISQGYPLHHLEIEKQFELFKSELNNCLIYIEKTNVENVNKKVEELKESIELIFYLLEQEVVAKHYLIKNKQETDLVLEAAHEEYNKLKAETELVQQSYRLGEKELAQLDQTEKQLIQLYKRFEMLLIKISQQETAQTELSKELKEIKEKLDSVRNGQKQFAKRLRALRKDEISAREKVSELSKQIKELKRLISKSNLPGLPQDYQYLMEEAKKNIQVVIQKIEEKPLNMSAVQENLKAALLTVEKLSNSTDEMLDEVMLAERVIQYGNRYRSQYPSVAKALEHAETAFRLFDYRSALEQAATAVEEVEPGALKKIENIMSEEQD, from the coding sequence ATGCTATACTACATAATTGGTGTTATCGTACTCTTGCTAAGCTTATTTTTAGTAGGATATATAACGAAAAAAAAGCATACTAAAGAAATAGAACGACTTGAAACTTGGAAAGTTACTATAACGGATCGCCCTGTACTCGATGAAATGTCAAAAGTAAAACAGCTTAACATGATGGGCCAAACAGAACAACTATTTGAGCGCTGGCGTAAAGAATGGGATGAGATTGTTACTGTTCATTTACCTGAAGTGGATCAGTTATTTTCAGATGCTGAGGGATGTATAAATAAGTTTCAGTTTAATAAAGCTAATGCTATTCAAGAGAAAATGGAACAACAATTAACGAAAATAGAGGAGATGGTGACCTCTATCTTAACAGAGTTAAAAGAATTAGTTAGTAGCGAAGAAAATAATCGAATTGAAATTGAAGAGTTAAAAGATTTATTTCGGGAGTTAAAGACGTCTTTATTAGCCAATAGTCATTCGTTCGGAAAGGCGGCAGTCCAATTAGAGCTTCAAGTTGATGAAACTAATAAAAAATTCCAATTATTCCACGAAGAAACGACTAATGGAAATTATCTGAAGGCACGTGAAATTGTAAATCAAATCGAAGAAGATTTAATAGGCATTAATGAGAAGATGGAAATTATTCCGGGTGTTCTTATAGAATGTCAAACAACAATCCCTTCCCAACTAGCAGAATTAAAAGAAGGCTATAAAGAAATGATAAGCCAAGGATATCCCCTCCATCATCTTGAGATAGAAAAACAATTTGAACTATTTAAAAGTGAATTAAACAATTGTCTCATTTATATCGAAAAAACAAATGTTGAAAATGTAAATAAAAAAGTGGAAGAATTAAAAGAAAGTATTGAATTAATTTTTTATCTGCTCGAACAGGAAGTTGTTGCTAAGCATTACCTTATAAAAAATAAACAAGAGACAGACTTAGTGTTAGAAGCGGCTCATGAAGAATATAATAAATTAAAAGCAGAAACTGAGCTTGTTCAGCAAAGCTATCGTTTAGGTGAAAAGGAGCTGGCACAGCTCGATCAAACGGAAAAACAACTTATTCAATTGTATAAAAGGTTCGAGATGCTTTTAATAAAAATATCTCAACAAGAAACTGCCCAAACTGAGCTTTCAAAAGAATTAAAAGAAATTAAAGAGAAGCTTGATTCTGTTAGAAATGGGCAGAAACAATTTGCAAAAAGACTTCGAGCCCTCCGCAAAGATGAAATTTCAGCACGAGAAAAAGTGAGCGAATTATCTAAGCAAATTAAGGAGCTCAAGAGACTGATTTCTAAAAGTAATTTACCTGGATTACCGCAAGATTATCAATATTTAATGGAAGAAGCAAAGAAAAATATACAAGTTGTTATTCAAAAAATTGAAGAAAAACCTTTAAATATGAGCGCAGTTCAAGAAAATTTAAAAGCCGCCTTGTTGACAGTTGAAAAGTTATCAAATTCAACGGATGAAATGCTTGACGAAGTGATGCTGGCAGAGAGAGTCATTCAATATGGGAACAGGTATAGAAGCCAGTACCCATCTGTAGCAAAAGCATTGGAACATGCTGAAACAGCTTTTCGTCTTTTTGATTATCGCAGTGCTTTAGAGCAAGCTGCAACAGCGGTAGAAGAGGTTGAGCCGGGCGCTTTGAAAAAAATTGAAAACATCATGTCTGAAGAACAAGACTAG